tatgttgaaaaagagaTAAATTAAGATAAATGTGTTCTGTGCTTATTATTCCCCAGAAAGATAGGAAAGTTCgcgaaaagaaaaaaaaaaaaaaatgaaaaattagagAACTGCGTGCGctctttggaagaagagaagTAAAAGCGTTTTAATGATGATGCACTGAAAGTTGAAAGTTGAAAGTAAAACTAGCAGTCAAGTGCGGCGGTCAAAAATGAGTGATCGagaaaacgaaaatgaaCAGTAAGTAGGACTGTGGTGTATGGGGAGAAGAAAGGGAACAAAAAGGCAATCGAATATACTAACAGAAATACACCTGATGAGTGTGGTATGAGTTTAGTGCAAAGGCATTTTTAGGGCTTGCTAAATGCGAAGAAGATGTGGATTCCATTGAGCGTGATGTAGAGTTATACAGattgaacaaaatgaaGCCCGTctatgaaaaaagagacGCATacattgatgaaattgcGGAGTTTTGGAAGATCGTGTTTTCGCAACATGTAAGTTTTGCAAATTACATAAGGGCTTCAGACTTTAAATACGTAGATGCTATAGATAAGATCGAGGTACAGTGGTTGGCATTGGCGTCCAAAACGCACGACACCAGAGATTTTAGCATAACTTTCCATTTCCACGGCATTGACGGCGATTTCCAGAAGCAGACAGTCACCAAGGTGTTccaaatcaagaaaagcGAAGACGATCAGGAGGACGGTATACTAACTAGTGAGCCCGCGTCGGTGGAGTGGCCTCGGAGTTACGACTCGATAAACCCGGACTTGATTAAAGATAAACGCAGTCCTGAAGGGAAAAAGAAGTACAGGCAGGGAATGAAGACCATCTTTGGCTGGTTCAGGTGGACCGGATTGAAGCCTGGGAAGGAGTTCCCGCACGGCGACTCATTAGCGTCGCTGTTCAGCGAAGAGATCTACCCGTTTTGCGTGAAGTACTACACTGAAGCGCAGAGAGATTTGGAGGACGAGGAGGGAGAGTCCGGGTTGAGCGCGGATGACGACGGCGAAGATGATGAGGGCAGTCTTGGTGAGGTGGACCTGCCCCTGTCCGACGAAGAACCCGACtccaagaagagaaaggTTTAGTAGTCCAGGTCCGGAGCGGGCTTGGACGGCAGCTTCCCGCGTTGGGGCGTTGTCCTTTCCGATGCATATGGGGTTCTCCTCTGTTGCTTTGTGATCTTGAACTTGCTCATCGGGTCGTCTTTAAGCAATTTTGACTTTTTCTTGTGCGAACCTTTGGATGTAGCGGCGGAAGCAGTGGCAGCGGCATTCTTTGGcgctgctgctgctgctgctgctgttgctgtaGGTTGGTTTAATATAGATGAgtctaatttttttttacctaATAAATAGTCCTCCTTTTCGTCACTCAGCTTTGCATCCTGGTACATCCATTCCAGGCcagatttcttcaatctcAAGTCGCTCTTGAGACCACCCGGATGGTTCTTGTTTGATTCGTCCAGCAGCTCATTCAGCTCCCgttccttttcaatttccttcaaCCTCGTGTTAAGCTTCTGCTGCTCGTTAACCAGATCTTGCTCGGTCTCCcaaacttttttcctgtttttcATAAGTTTGGGATTCCATGACTTCAACAGATTCAAATCGCCTGACCCCATGATGAACGCTCTGGTCTTTATCTGCTGTACGCCCTAGCCACAcatcatcttgaaaagCTGCACTAAAATGTTCTTgtatttctttctcttccaTATAGGCGGCGTAAAAGCGcatgaaaagtgaaaaaaaaagaaaagaaaatgagatgttgtattatatattatagTGTATGCACTTAGATCTAGATAACTAAACAGTTACGTCGTGATATAGAATGACATTactaaaaaagaaaagcaagcAAGCAACGGAGTAGAAGCGCAGAACTTAAAACCCATGAATTTTgatgttcttcttttgcagCCCCAGTTGGGCGATCATAAACTCGCAAACCTTTGCTCTTTGGTCACCCTGCAACTGGATAATCTCACCCATTTCTGGGTCCTTGACAATGTTCCCGTTGCATGCAAAGTCCTTTTTTAGCACCTTCAGAATTCTCTTCAGGTCGTACTCTTCAGGCACACCCTGCACCGTAGTCAAAGTCTTTCtaccatttctttgttggaTACGAATATGAATATAGTTTGAAGTGGCGGTTTCGTCGTCTCCTGTGTCGGCGAAAGGATCAAATGATTTCAGATTCTCAATGGACATACGATTTGCTTCAGCTATATAAGTATATTCCTTGGTCCTTTGCCAAGaggagaaaaaggaaataaatTGCAGCACGAAACAAACAATtacctcttcttcttgtcttgTCGTTTTCGCAGATTGCTTTTATCCCtgtggtgaaaaaaaaattgatttttttttgcggGCGCATCGAGAAAAAACATCTCTTACCCAGCACGTGGTTAGTGATAACACGTTCTGTCAGCTTCAACATGAACAGCATACACTGCAGTATGGGAGCTCGTTCACTATCTGTTTCGTTACCACATCGTAGGGCCAGGTCTGTGCACGCACTTTCTCTTTACAGGTACTTCAGCCTATGCTGTGAGCTGGTTCGTTTTGTACGAGATTGCGGCGGCCGGTCGTGTCAAGCGACGCGGTGCCGCGCGCCGTTTGACGTCCTATAGGAGAATGCCGAAAAGGGTGCTATAGATAggtatgtatatatatatgtagCAGAATTTCGAAACAGGAACGTAGAAGCAGGAAGGCTAGAGTAGTAAGAACAGTGGTAGCCATAGCAGCAGGATGTCCAGAATAGACTCAGACCTGCAGAAGGCGCTAAAGAAGGCGTGCTCTGTCGAGGAGACGGCGCCCAAGAGAAAGCACGTTCGTGCATGCATAGTGTACACATGGGACCACCAGTCTTCCAAAGCTGTGTTCACGACGCTCAAGACGCTGCCGCTGGCTAACGATGAAGTGCAGTTGTTCAAGATGCTTATTGTACTGCACAAGATTATACAGGAGGGCCATCCGTCAGCGCTAGCCGAGGCGATCCGCGATAGGGAATGGATCAGGTCGCTGGGCAGGGTGCATTCGGGCGGGTCATCGTACAGCAAATTGATCCGGGAGTACGTGCGGTACCTGGTTCTGAAGCTGGACTTCCACGCGCAGCACAGAGGCTTCAACAACGGGACGTTCGAGTACGAAGAGTATGTGTCGCTGGTGTCTGTTTCCGACCCGGACGAAGGCTACGAGACAATCCTGGACCTGATGTCGTTGCAGGATTCGCTTGACGAGTTCTCACAGATCATTTTTGCCTCGATCCAGTCCGAGAGGAGGAACACCGAGTGCAAGATTTCCGCGCTGATTCCGCTGATTGCGGAGTCATACGGTATTTACAAGTTCATCACCTCGATGCTGAGAGCCATGCACAGGCAATTGAATGATGCGGAGGGCGATGCCGCCCTGCAGCCTCTGAAAGAGCGGTACGAGCTGCAACACGCCAGGCTGTTTGAGTTCTACGCGGATTGCTCTTCTGTGAAGTACTTGACCACGTTGGTCACTATCCCAAAACTGCCCGTGGACGCTCCAGACGTGTTTGTGATCAACGACGTGGACGAGTCGAAGGAGATCAAGTTtcagagaaaaagagaagcGTCGCGAACTCCAGCGCGGACTCCGACGCCCACGCCACCTGTTGTGGTCGAGCCAGCCGTGTCCCCACGTCCGGCGTCTCGAAGGACTACTTCGACGCCCACGGGCTACTTGCAGGCCATGTCGACCGGAGCCACCACAGCAATGATGATTCCCACCGTCACGGGTGCAGCCAATGCCATGTTTCCACAGACGACGGCACAGATGCAGCCGGATTTTTGGGCTAATCAGCAGGCCCAGTTTGCCAACGAGCAGAATCGCCTGGAGCAAGAGCGCTTGCAACAGTTGCAAGAACAGCAAGCACAGCAGGAACAGTTCCAACAGCAGCTGCAAAACGCGCAACAGGACATGATGAGTGTGCAACTGCAACAACAAAACCAACACCAAAACGACCTTATCGCCCTCACCAACCAGTATGAAAAGGACCAGGCCCTGTTGCAGCAGTACGACCAAAGAGTGCAGCAGCTGGAAAACGAAATTGCGACGATGGATTCGACTGCCTCCAAACAACTGGCCAATAAAGATGAACAACTGGCCGCTTTGCAGGATCAATTGGACGTTTGGGAAAGGAAATACGACTCATTGGGCAAGTTGTACTCGCAATTGCGTCAAGAGCACCTAAACCTCTTACCCCGCTTCAAAAAACTGCAGTTGAAGGTCAATAGCGCTCAGGAATCGATCcagaaaaaggaacaaCTAGAGCAAAAATTGAAGCAAAAGGATTTGCAAATGGCCGAATTGGTCAAGGACCGTGATAGAGCAAGATTGGAATTGGAGAGGTCTACCAATAACGTGGACGCGGACGCGGCGGCTGCCGCGGCTGCCGCAGAAACGATGTCTGGGAACAAGATGAGCCCTATCTTGGATGCCATATTAGAAAGCGGTATCAACACCATCCAGGAATCGGTGTATAACCTCGATTCGCCCTTGAGTTGGTCCGGTCCGCTAACCCCCCCCACTTTCCTTCTGTCCCTTTTGGAAAGCACTTCTGAAAATGCCACTGAATTCGCCACAAGCTTCAACAACTTGATAGTAGACGGTCTGGTCCGCGGTGATCAGACAGAAGTCATACGCTGCGTAAGCGAATTTAGCACCTCAATGGCGACGCTGGTGACCAACTCTAAGGCGTACGCCGTTACCACATTGCCTCAGGAACAGTCGGATCAGATCCTGACCCTGGTGAAAAGATGTGCCAGAGAGGCGCAGTATTTCTTCGAGGACTTGATGTCTGAAAACCTCAACCAACTTGGCGATGAAGAGAAGACCGATATTGTCATTAACGCCAACGTTGACATGCAAGAGAAGCTGCAAGAGCTGTCGCTAGCCATTGAACCACTCTTGAATATGCAATCCGTGAAATCAAACAAAGAGACAAATCCACATTCCGAATTAGTCGCCACCGCTGACAAGATTGTCAAGTCTTCGCAACACTTGCGTGTTGATGTCCCCAAGCCATTGTTGTCATTGGCACTTCTGATCATTGACGCTGTGGTGGCTTTGGTGAAGGCCGCCATTCAATGCCAGAATGAAATCGCCACCACAACAAGCATCCCTCTAAACCAATTTTACTTGAAAAACAGCAGATGGACTGAAGGGTTGATCTCTGCCGCCAAGGCCGTGGCCAACGCTACCAATGTTTTGATTTCCACGGCAAGTAACTTGATTACCTCTGAAGATGGCGGTAATACGTCACCTGAACAATTCATTGTTGCGTCCAAAGAAGTGGCTGCCTCTACAATTCAATTGGTGGCGGCATCTAGAGTGAAGACTTCTATCCACTCCAAGGCTCAAGACAAACTGGAACACTGTTCCAAGGATGTTACCGATGCGTGCAAGAGCTTAGGTAACCACGTCATGGGCTTGATTGAAGACGAGCATTCAAATTctcaacaacagcaaccaTTGGAATTCACATCCGAACACACGTTGAAGACTGTCGAGATGGAGCAACAAGTagagattttgaaattggaaCAATCTTTGAGTAATGCCAGAAAGAGATTGGGTGAAATAAGAAGGCATGCTTACTATAATCAGGACGATGatcaataatgatttgtaatttttgatatataaAGATAAAACATGAATATAAATACATCTATTCCAAGAGACCTTGATCTGTTTCCATCTGGTTGACATGTTCGTTCTTGCGACGGGGAGGatatctctttttttttttttttggtgcGGCGAATGGAAATGATCGCGATAGTGACCATGCTAGGAACAAAGAGAAACGCACACCCCACCCTTATTATCATATCACACCGCTATAGCAGCCTTGAAATCTCGCCTCTTTTGCAACTTTTGCAGCTGTATTGTTAACAACCATCCATATAAGTATCTACTGTTTTTGCAAGAATAAGGGAAGGAGAGGAAACAAGGCAAACTAGACTAGATACGgaccctttttttttttgatttcaacaCAATGGCATTTTGGCTACCTCAGAATATACAAAAGCGGCTGCTACTTTATGTCCTCCAGCAGATTTCACTGTTTTCCAATGTGGATCTTTCCAACCTGGACGTTTCCATAGGTTCTAAGTCACATTTCTCCTTTCATGATGTAAATCTATCGCTCGATGATCTAAATATTCCATATGTGCAAATAAACGAGGGTGTGATTGAGGAGCTAGTGTTGAAACTAACTGTTTCTGGCGGGGTGGAGATTGATGGATCCGGTCTCAGATTTGTCATGACACCCTTATATTCCAGTAGTTCACAAGAACTCCACTCTGATTTTTTGGCTAAGAGTATTCAAGATCTTACAAATTCTATGCTACAATTCACTGATCCGTTAAGTACACAAGATAGATAtaaagaagatgatattAGCTCTTCGGATAGTGGTAGTGACCTCAACTCCAATGTGGACACTCTGAAAGCAACCGGGAGTAGTTCATATACACTTCAAAATATGCGGAATAAGGCCCTCAATGTTGCTCTAGcgaagttgaaaatagcGTTAAAGAATATCACGATACGTTTCATAATGAATGATAGGGATCCCTCCGAAAACATTCTGGAAGTTCATCTGGAAAGCATACAACTCACAACAACGGATGGCAATTTGCGGCATATAAACATTGGAAATATTACTGTTTCAttaataaagaaacaaacGACATCCGGATTTACCTCTCATTCTTCCAATAATGATCTCTCGGAAAGCGTCTATTTATCGAAAATGGAGGCCACTTCGCTTTATATGAGCGCCATGGAAGAACAGTCaaatgaagacgatgacgaATCTGAAATTACGCAGACACGacaagatgatgataagtGCAAAGAAACCTTAATGGAAATAAATAACTTGAACATAGCATTTAGAGGCTTATCATCTGTTAATGATCTCAAAATGTATGATATCGCAATAGATGTGCAAGACGTTCATCTGGCGCTGTACAAAATCGTCGAAACAAAAACCCctatcttgaaaaaaatcatagAGATTGTCGTCACACATTTGGATTtaaatgatgattttgCCAATCAGGACTCCACAAGCCCCTCGCATGGGGAACAAAAACCTTCTGCTCTTTCCTCCTTGGATGTTAAGTGCATATATTTGAACTTATCTGAAGATATCACCGCAATTTTAAAAACATTCGAAATGAAACAAAAGCAAGACAATGTACGAGCCTTTTCTCTAGGATCTTTCTATTCTAATTCAGATTCATTGACGATCAGTCATAAATCCAAGGCATTGTTTTCTGCGGAACAGACCTCACAAAGCATAAGCTTAAGTATTGCTGACGAATTGGAGATTGTTATTGGTGGGGATGGCATTGCTCAACTATTTAAGATTTATCGATTTATTTCACTATGCATGTCGATTTATCAAAGTAAGTCGAAAAGACTGGCACCAAAATCAGCCTTGAATACAGTAAGAAATTTAAAATTAACCTCCAAAACATTAAATTTATCGattaaattttcaaattttttgctaCATTTCCGAGTTGCACCTTTCGCTTACGATTCTGGATGTGATTTTCATATTGGATTGATAGACGTATTTAAAAAGTATCCATCTCGACACACAAAAGTATTCACGTTGTCAGATGTCACGATTTCTAATCCTCAATCGCGCTTGCAACTGGGTTCATATGATGATACCTTAAAAGAAGCGTTGATTTATAGTTCTGTCCACGTTAGCATCAAAGAGATCATACTGCAAGATGAATATACAGGAATAATGCAGTTGATAAAAGGTATGTCTGAAATTGGAGAACTTTTCGCTGATTCAAAAAAGGTTGAGCATTTAAGCAAGTGCAAAAGTAAGAGGGCTTCCTTTTTGCAGAGAAGTGTTAGAGTACTGAATTCCTCTAGGTTTGTTTACAAGCAGAGTACATCCGCTAATTTTTCCCTACAGGTTGGTACCATAAAATTAAAACTATCAGATATAACAGGTCCGCAATTCGGTTCAGTAGAAGCATTAATATCTGATAACTTTTTTGCACTTACCGATGACTCTCAAATTGTATATTTTGCAAAGAAGCTGCTAATAGAAAGAAAGGCAACGTCACTGTTGGAACCACAAGAAGTCATGtcgatgattttgaataaaagCATTAATGAGCCTGTCTTATATGTTCATAGAAGGGCAAACGGAAAACTCaaaattatttttaataacATGCGTGTACATTATTATGCAAGATGGTtagaaatattgaaaaagaacctAGATCCAGAAAATTCCAGCTCAGAAGATGCTTCTGCAACACAAGAGCCAAGTAAAAATCCGTCAAACTCAGGATTTCCGTGGGAATTAAAATTTTTAGACTGTGCTCTAATTTTACACCCTTTCAGGATAAAAAGTGTAATGGTTGTTGTACTCGATAACCTAACGACTAGTGGAAGTTCATTCATTCCGCAAGTGAAACtcctttcaaaaatgaatacTCTTTTCCTAATAGACGACTACGCAAATTTTAAAATCCAAAAAGACAAGAACTGGCCTACCTTGATAAGTTTTTACGCTAATCAAGGCTTCTCCGCGATTGGTAAAATTGATActctaaattttttgataaacaAATCCCACGAAACACTTTTATTAGACTGTAAAATAGAACAAGTTGGTCTTTCATTGTGTGCAGATTCCTTTCAAAGCTTTTGTCAACTTTGCATTGATTTAAAATATCCTCAAACGTTCCctgatgagaaaaaatttaaaacaGAACTGAAAGATCCCATTGATGTGTTTAAAAACGTTGATCGCgatcttttcaattctgcTTTCATACTTGAGAACAATAACCTTCAAAATGATTATGACTCGGTGCATTTGGTGGATAGTTTTCTCGATAAGGCTCACGAAATTAATAGCGGCGCCAAGAGTAAACTCTCTTCTCAGGGTTCGTATGAAGTgggttcttcttctggaaCTAGTACGGGAGGCATTCTACTTCCACACGAAAGTTACTTGGACTCCGCGCaaccaaaagaagaggataATCAAGTAATGGCGTCAAAAGAGCAAGAAGGGAACATAAATATAAGGGGAAATATTGATATAGAGAAAGTTATTATAAAACTATTTGATGGATACGACTGGAAATACACGCGGAAATTTATCACAAATACTGTGGAGAAATTGGATAAAGAGCTCAGTCAAGTGGAAGAAAAGGGTTCGAAATCTAATATTCAATCGGAGGCGAACATTTTCGATTCTATATATATCTCCGctaataaaaataatgtcACTGATCTGAGGAAAAACTTGGATGGTGAGATTCAAGGGGTTAAAAATTCTTTCGCTGATGTATCCAAAGTTAATCTGCGACCTTCCAAGCACTATAAAGCGTTGATTCAGTTAACTAAATTGCAGGTAAATTTAAAGAATTATCGAGTGGACGAACCTGACGAATCCAAATCTGATAATTCCACGGATGTGTTGAACAAATGTATCGTTTCCGTTTACGagtttgaaattgttgatAACGTCCCAACATCTACATGGAATAAGTTTGTAACTCTACTGAAGCATGAACCGTGGCCACACAATTCGCCAATGTTTCTTCTGGATCTCGAACTTATCCGTCCCATTGACTTTTTGCAAGCTGTAGAATTAGTGAtgcaattgaaaattgcGCCTTTACGCCTTCACGTGGATCAGGATactttggaatttttaATAAGATTTTTAGGTTTCAAAGATAAGAGGTTTGAATTGGTTGACGAATACCCAGACATTgtatttgttcaaaaattcagtACCAACGCAATCAAGTTGAGACTAGACTATAAGCCGAAAAAGGTTGATTATGCGGGTTTAAGATCAGGACAGACTTCAGAACtgatgaatttcttcacGCTTGACGGGTCCAAGATTACACTGAAAAGTGTCGTACTATATGGGCTGAACGGATTTGATGACTTAAATGATAAATTAAAGGCGATTTGGACGCCTGATATCACTAAAAAGCAGCTAACTGGTGTTTTGGAAGGTCTGGCTCCTGTTAAATCGTTCATGGCAATTGGATCAGGTGTGAAGACTTTGGTCACGGTATTAATGTCAGAGTACAAGCAAGAGGGGCATTTGGGGAaaagcttgaaaaaaggtGGTAATGTTTTCATGAAGACTGCAACTGGGGATTTCGTTAAACTGGGAGTTAAATTGACGTCAGGTACTCAAGCGATATTGGAGAATACAGAGGAATTATTCGGTGGGGTTGGTTCCAATGGTAGGATGTACGACACATCGAAAACGGGCACCAGTGGTGGTGGCGATACAGATGCTGCTGCTGTATTAGATTTGGATACTATATTAGAGGAAGACCAATTAGTTGGTAGTAAGTATTCTAGAATAAAAGACCATGAGCCCACAGCAGTAGTCATCGATATGTCTTCGTCGGAAAACCGAAA
The Saccharomyces kudriavzevii IFO 1802 strain IFO1802 genome assembly, chromosome: 14 DNA segment above includes these coding regions:
- the VPS75 gene encoding Vps75p (similar to Saccharomyces cerevisiae VPS75 (YNL246W); ancestral locus Anc_1.116) translates to MKPVYEKRDAYIDEIAEFWKIVFSQHVSFANYIRASDFKYVDAIDKIEVQWLALASKTHDTRDFSITFHFHGIDGDFQKQTVTKVFQIKKSEDDQEDGILTSEPASVEWPRSYDSINPDLIKDKRSPEGKKKYRQGMKTIFGWFRWTGLKPGKEFPHGDSLASLFSEEIYPFCVKYYTEAQRDLEDEEGESGLSADDDGEDDEGSLGEVDLPLSDEEPDSKKRKV
- the CWC25 gene encoding U2-type spliceosomal complex subunit CWC25 (similar to Saccharomyces cerevisiae CWC25 (YNL245C); ancestral locus Anc_1.117) produces the protein MGSGDLNLLKSWNPKLMKNRKKVWETEQDLVNEQQKLNTRLKEIEKERELNELLDESNKNHPGGLKSDLRLKKSGLEWMYQDAKLSDEKEDYLLGKKKLDSSILNQPTATAAAAAAAPKNAAATASAATSKGSHKKKSKLLKDDPMSKFKITKQQRRTPYASERTTPQRGKLPSKPAPDLDY
- the SUI1 gene encoding translation initiation factor eIF1 (similar to Saccharomyces cerevisiae SUI1 (YNL244C); ancestral locus Anc_1.118) translates to MSIENLKSFDPFADTGDDETATSNYIHIRIQQRNGRKTLTTVQGVPEEYDLKRILKVLKKDFACNGNIVKDPEMGEIIQLQGDQRAKVCEFMIAQLGLQKKNIKIHGF
- the SLA2 gene encoding Sla2p (similar to Saccharomyces cerevisiae SLA2 (YNL243W); ancestral locus Anc_1.119) translates to MSRIDSDLQKALKKACSVEETAPKRKHVRACIVYTWDHQSSKAVFTTLKTLPLANDEVQLFKMLIVLHKIIQEGHPSALAEAIRDREWIRSLGRVHSGGSSYSKLIREYVRYLVLKLDFHAQHRGFNNGTFEYEEYVSLVSVSDPDEGYETILDLMSLQDSLDEFSQIIFASIQSERRNTECKISALIPLIAESYGIYKFITSMLRAMHRQLNDAEGDAALQPLKERYELQHARLFEFYADCSSVKYLTTLVTIPKLPVDAPDVFVINDVDESKEIKFQRKREASRTPARTPTPTPPVVVEPAVSPRPASRRTTSTPTGYLQAMSTGATTAMMIPTVTGAANAMFPQTTAQMQPDFWANQQAQFANEQNRLEQERLQQLQEQQAQQEQFQQQLQNAQQDMMSVQLQQQNQHQNDLIALTNQYEKDQALLQQYDQRVQQLENEIATMDSTASKQLANKDEQLAALQDQLDVWERKYDSLGKLYSQLRQEHLNLLPRFKKLQLKVNSAQESIQKKEQLEQKLKQKDLQMAELVKDRDRARLELERSTNNVDADAAAAAAAAETMSGNKMSPILDAILESGINTIQESVYNLDSPLSWSGPLTPPTFLLSLLESTSENATEFATSFNNLIVDGLVRGDQTEVIRCVSEFSTSMATLVTNSKAYAVTTLPQEQSDQILTLVKRCAREAQYFFEDLMSENLNQLGDEEKTDIVINANVDMQEKLQELSLAIEPLLNMQSVKSNKETNPHSELVATADKIVKSSQHLRVDVPKPLLSLALLIIDAVVALVKAAIQCQNEIATTTSIPLNQFYLKNSRWTEGLISAAKAVANATNVLISTASNLITSEDGGNTSPEQFIVASKEVAASTIQLVAASRVKTSIHSKAQDKLEHCSKDVTDACKSLGNHVMGLIEDEHSNSQQQQPLEFTSEHTLKTVEMEQQVEILKLEQSLSNARKRLGEIRRHAYYNQDDDQ
- the ATG2 gene encoding Atg2p (similar to Saccharomyces cerevisiae ATG2 (YNL242W); ancestral locus Anc_2.1) encodes the protein MAFWLPQNIQKRLLLYVLQQISLFSNVDLSNLDVSIGSKSHFSFHDVNLSLDDLNIPYVQINEGVIEELVLKLTVSGGVEIDGSGLRFVMTPLYSSSSQELHSDFLAKSIQDLTNSMLQFTDPLSTQDRYKEDDISSSDSGSDLNSNVDTLKATGSSSYTLQNMRNKALNVALAKLKIALKNITIRFIMNDRDPSENILEVHLESIQLTTTDGNLRHINIGNITVSLIKKQTTSGFTSHSSNNDLSESVYLSKMEATSLYMSAMEEQSNEDDDESEITQTRQDDDKCKETLMEINNLNIAFRGLSSVNDLKMYDIAIDVQDVHLALYKIVETKTPILKKIIEIVVTHLDLNDDFANQDSTSPSHGEQKPSALSSLDVKCIYLNLSEDITAILKTFEMKQKQDNVRAFSLGSFYSNSDSLTISHKSKALFSAEQTSQSISLSIADELEIVIGGDGIAQLFKIYRFISLCMSIYQSKSKRLAPKSALNTVRNLKLTSKTLNLSIKFSNFLLHFRVAPFAYDSGCDFHIGLIDVFKKYPSRHTKVFTLSDVTISNPQSRLQLGSYDDTLKEALIYSSVHVSIKEIILQDEYTGIMQLIKGMSEIGELFADSKKVEHLSKCKSKRASFLQRSVRVLNSSRFVYKQSTSANFSLQVGTIKLKLSDITGPQFGSVEALISDNFFALTDDSQIVYFAKKLLIERKATSLLEPQEVMSMILNKSINEPVLYVHRRANGKLKIIFNNMRVHYYARWLEILKKNLDPENSSSEDASATQEPSKNPSNSGFPWELKFLDCALILHPFRIKSVMVVVLDNLTTSGSSFIPQVKLLSKMNTLFLIDDYANFKIQKDKNWPTLISFYANQGFSAIGKIDTLNFLINKSHETLLLDCKIEQVGLSLCADSFQSFCQLCIDLKYPQTFPDEKKFKTELKDPIDVFKNVDRDLFNSAFILENNNLQNDYDSVHLVDSFLDKAHEINSGAKSKLSSQGSYEVGSSSGTSTGGILLPHESYLDSAQPKEEDNQVMASKEQEGNINIRGNIDIEKVIIKLFDGYDWKYTRKFITNTVEKLDKELSQVEEKGSKSNIQSEANIFDSIYISANKNNVTDLRKNLDGEIQGVKNSFADVSKVNLRPSKHYKALIQLTKLQVNLKNYRVDEPDESKSDNSTDVLNKCIVSVYEFEIVDNVPTSTWNKFVTLLKHEPWPHNSPMFLLDLELIRPIDFLQAVELVMQLKIAPLRLHVDQDTLEFLIRFLGFKDKRFELVDEYPDIVFVQKFSTNAIKLRLDYKPKKVDYAGLRSGQTSELMNFFTLDGSKITLKSVVLYGLNGFDDLNDKLKAIWTPDITKKQLTGVLEGLAPVKSFMAIGSGVKTLVTVLMSEYKQEGHLGKSLKKGGNVFMKTATGDFVKLGVKLTSGTQAILENTEELFGGVGSNGRMYDTSKTGTSGGGDTDAAAVLDLDTILEEDQLVGSKYSRIKDHEPTAVVIDMSSSENRNEPKIVSLYADQPLDATTGLKEAYSSLEKHMHIAYDAVWRAKGQMKDDKRGGPSAAAVYVARAAPVAIIRPLIGATEAVSKALQGIANQVDKTHTEQINDKYKSNRS